Proteins from a single region of Lampris incognitus isolate fLamInc1 chromosome 16, fLamInc1.hap2, whole genome shotgun sequence:
- the atg9a gene encoding autophagy-related protein 9A encodes MAHFDTEYQRLEASYSDSPPGEENLLVHVPEGAKPNWHHIENLDLFFQRVYNLHQKNGFTCMLLGEIFELVQLLFVVGFTVFLANCVDYDILFANKFVNHTDSSKVTLPDAFLPIDVCSTRIRDNVFVMFVLAISGVFWLHRMVKFIYNVCCYWEIRSFYNNALKMTMSELPYVTWQEVQARIVEIQKEHQICIHKKELTELDIYHRILRFKNYMVAMVNKSLLPVRFRLPLLGESVFYTRGLKYNFELIFFWGPGSLFENEWSLKPEYKRGGNRLELADRLASRILWIGIANLLLCPVILVWQILYAFFSYTEVIKREPGSLGARCWSLYGRCYLRHFNELDHELMSRLSKGYKASSKYMNCFLSPLLTVVAKNIAFFAGSLLAALIALTIYDEDVLAVEHVLSSITLLGVCITVCRSFIPDQHMVFCPEQLLRVILAHIHYMPDHWQGNAHRYETRDQFAQLFQYKAVFILEELLSPVVTPIILIFCLRRKSLEIIDFFRNFTVEVVGVGDTCSFAQMDIRQHGHPAWMSEGKTEASIYQQAEDGKTELSLMHFAITNPQWQPPQETTHFISQLKERVQREATGAPVDTHTLNSLSESEPRSLIANLLAGPSALGSIHFGQEGSLTNHTGVGMNSGGVEGTLRSLSPVSSGLHLRGSFSTAHRVVGLTSATSKAMAGSGTDAHTVSSGSSAWEGQLTSLVLSEYASTEMSIHALYMHELHKQQSRGELSRHTWHRQESDDSSDSIPDEVRSEPNPHSRNFPRSHTFPTTAPSPSAIPGLASAASNTALGQEGVSLQSSSLRRYGGITTESLGAGARVVRSARVPMGGWAEDGQGAPRHHEPVPEEGSEDEMPPHIHKVT; translated from the exons ATGGCGCACTTTGATACAGAGTACCAGCGTCTGGAGGCATCCTACAGCGACTCTCCCCCGGGGGAAGAAAATCTGCTGGTGCATGTGCCTGAAGGAGCCAAAC CCAACTGGCACCATATTGAAAATCTGGACCTGTTCTTCCAGAGG GTCTATAACCTGCACCAGAAGAATGGATTCACCTGTATGCTGCTGGGAGAGATCTTTGAGTTGGT TCAGCTGCTGTTTGTGGTGGGCTTCACGGTGTTCCTAGCCAACTGCGTGGACTACGATATTCTCTTTGCCAACAAGTTTGTTAACCACACTGACTCTTCCAAAGTCACTTTGCCTGATGCCTTCCTCCCCATTGATGTCTGCAGCACCCG CATCCGAGACAACGTGTTTGTGATGTTCGTGCTGGCAATCTCCGGGGTGTTTTGGCTGCACCGCATGGTCAAGTTCATCTACAACGTCTGTTGTTACTGGGAAATCCGATCCTTTTACAACAATGCCCTCAAGATGACCATG TCAGAACTGCCCTATGTAACATGGCAGGAGGTCCAGGCCCGGATTGTGGAGATACAGAAGGAGCACCAGATCTGCATCCACAAGAAAGAATTGACAGAACTCGACATTTATCACCGCATCCTCCGCTTCAAAaactacatg GTTGCCATGGTGAATAAGTCTCTTCTTCCTGTGAGATTCCGACTTCCTCTGCTGGGGGAGTCTGTATTCTACACCAGGGGTCTCAAGTACAATTTTGAGCTCATCTTCTTTTGGgggccag gctctctgttTGAGAATGAATGGAGCCTGAAACCAGAGTACAAGAGAGGAGGCAACAGACTTgagctggctgacagactggcatcACGCATCCTGTGGATAGGCATCGCCAACCTGCTACTCTGCCCTGTCATTCTGGTGTGGCAGATTCTCTATGCCTTCTTTAGCTACACTGAG gtGATCAAGCGGGAGCCTGGCTCTCTGGGAGCAAGATGCTGGTCTCTTTATGGTCGGTGTTACCTGCGTCATTTCAACGAGTTGGACCATGAACTAATGTCACGCCTCAGCAAGGGCTATAAG GCTTCATCCAAGTATATGAACTGTTTCCTATCACCTCTGCTAACAGTGGTGGCTAAGAACATAGCATTTTTTGCCGGGTCTCTCCTGGCTGCCCTCATCGCCTTGACCATCTATGATGAGGACGTTCTAGCAGTGGAACATGTTCTCTCATCGATCACACTGCTGGGCGTGTGTATCACAGTCTGCAG GTCTTTCATTCCTGATCAGCATATGGTGTTTTGCCCTGAGCAGCTATTGAGAGTGATCCTGGCTCACATTCATTACATGCCTGACCACTGGCAGGGTAATGCACACAGATATGAAACCCGTGACCAGTTTGCCCAGCTCTTCCAGTACAAGGCT GTGTTTATTCTGGAGGAGCTGCTAAGTCCAGTAGTGACTCCCATCATCCTGATCTTCTGCCTGAGGAGGAAGTCTCTGGAGATCATCGACTTCTTCAGGAACTTCACTGTGGAGGTGGTCGGGGTGGGAGACACTTGCTCCTTCGCCCAGATGGACATCAGGCAGCATGGACACCCAGCG TGGATGTCTGAGGGAAAAACGGAGGCATCTATCTACCAGCAGGCGGAGGACGGGAAGACGGAGCTGTCTCTGATGCACTTTGCTATCACCAACCCCCAGTGGCAGCCCCCCCAGGAGACTACTCACTTTATCAGCCAGCTGAAAGAGAGGGTACAGAGAGAGGCCACAGGGGCccccgtggacacacacacactcaactctCTGTCAGAGTCAGAG CCAAGGAGTCTCATTGCAAACCTCTTGGCAGGTCCGTCTGCCCTAGGCTCTATTCATTTCGGCCAGGAAGGGTCTTTGACAAACCACACAGGAGTTGGCATGAACAGCGGCGGGGTGGAGGGTACCTTGCGCTCCCTTTCACCAGTCAGCAGCGGCCTCCATTTAAGGGGCAGCTTCAGCACGGCTCATAGGGTGGTTGGCCTCACTTCAGCCACTAGCAAGGCAATGGCAGGCTCAGG CACTGATGCCCACACTGTTAGCTCAGGCAgcagtgcgtgggagggtcaGCTGACCAGTTTAGTCCTATCAGAATATGCCTCCACTGAGATGAGCATTCATGCGCTCTACATGCATGAG CTCCATAAGCAGCAGTCTCGTGGGGAACTGTCTCGTCACACATGGCACAGGCAGGAGAGCGACGACAGCAGCGACAGTATCCCTGATGAGGTCAGAAGTGAACCCAATCCTCACTCCAGAAACTTCCCCCGTTCTCACACCTTTCCCACCACAGCTCCCAGTCCCAGTGCCATTCCAGGCTTGGCCTCAGCTGCCAGCAATACAGCCCTAGGCCAAGAGGGGGTTTCATTGCAGAGCAGCAGCTTGCGTCGCTACGGAGGCATCACCACAG AATCTTTGGGTGCAGGGGCAAGGGTGGTGAGGTCAGCGCGAGTGCCCATGGGAGGTTGGGCAGAGGATGGTCAGGGAGCACCGAGGCATCACGAGCCAGTACCGGAGGAGGGCTCTGAAGATGAGATGCCTCCTCACATACACAAG GTGACATAA